Proteins encoded by one window of Maliibacterium massiliense:
- the rplS gene encoding 50S ribosomal protein L19: protein MSDIIRAIESEQLRGDLPEIRIGDTVRLQVKVVEGTRERLQAFEGTVIARKHGGLQETFTVRRVSYGIGVERTFPIHSPRLAEIKVIRSGKARRAKLYYLRDRVGKAARLKEVQKGR from the coding sequence ATGAGCGATATCATCCGTGCAATTGAGTCGGAACAGCTCCGAGGCGACCTGCCCGAAATCCGCATTGGCGACACCGTGCGTCTGCAGGTGAAAGTTGTTGAGGGCACTCGTGAACGTTTGCAGGCATTTGAAGGCACTGTCATCGCCAGGAAACATGGCGGTCTGCAGGAGACCTTCACCGTGCGCCGCGTGTCTTACGGCATTGGTGTGGAGCGCACGTTCCCCATCCATTCGCCCCGCCTTGCGGAGATCAAGGTCATCCGCAGCGGCAAGGCCCGCCGTGCGAAGCTGTACTACCTGCGCGACCGCGTGGGCAAGGCAGCGCGCCTGAAGGAAGTGCAGAAGGGCCGCTGA